The proteins below come from a single Methyloprofundus sedimenti genomic window:
- a CDS encoding aminotransferase class V-fold PLP-dependent enzyme: MRHPEFPLSAELIYLNHAAVAPWPKRTSTAVSKFAQQNTLYGSSCYLDWLQKETQLRVQLQTLLNAPDATDIALVKNTSEALSFVAYGLDWHSGDNIVSSNEEFPSNRIVWQSLSELGVEFREADLAQAATPEDALFALVDKQTRLITISSIQFASGLRLDIDRIGQFCQQNNILFCIDAIQSLGAVQFDVQKCQADFVMADGHKWMLGPEGLGVFYTSPASREKLKLTQYGWHMMDNTHNYENKPWSIHPTAQRFECGSPNTLGIHALSASLSLLLETGMETVEKQVLANARYLMAAIKSRPYLQLLTDETAKLQSGIVVFKHKQLSKEALYAHLQKNHVVCAMRGEGIRFSAHFYNSTQELDKAMLLIPD, from the coding sequence ATGAGACATCCAGAATTTCCCTTATCCGCTGAACTTATTTATCTTAACCATGCTGCCGTTGCCCCGTGGCCAAAACGAACGAGTACAGCCGTTAGCAAATTTGCACAACAAAATACCCTTTATGGTTCATCTTGTTATCTAGACTGGCTGCAAAAAGAAACGCAATTACGTGTTCAGTTACAAACCTTATTAAACGCTCCTGACGCCACTGATATTGCCTTGGTGAAAAATACCTCAGAAGCCCTGTCCTTTGTCGCATATGGTCTGGACTGGCACTCTGGCGATAATATTGTTTCCAGTAACGAAGAATTTCCCTCTAACCGAATCGTCTGGCAATCTTTAAGCGAGCTAGGTGTTGAGTTTCGTGAAGCAGATTTAGCACAGGCCGCAACACCCGAAGATGCACTGTTTGCATTAGTGGATAAACAAACCCGATTAATAACGATTAGTTCTATCCAGTTTGCCAGTGGTTTACGCCTGGATATAGATAGAATTGGCCAGTTCTGTCAACAAAATAATATTCTTTTCTGTATAGATGCTATTCAAAGTCTCGGGGCTGTGCAATTTGATGTACAAAAATGCCAGGCTGATTTCGTTATGGCAGATGGCCATAAATGGATGCTAGGTCCCGAAGGTTTGGGAGTCTTTTATACCAGCCCTGCGTCTCGAGAAAAATTAAAGCTGACTCAATATGGCTGGCATATGATGGACAATACTCATAATTATGAAAATAAACCCTGGTCTATCCACCCGACAGCACAACGTTTTGAATGTGGCAGTCCTAATACACTGGGTATTCATGCATTATCTGCCAGCTTATCCTTATTACTAGAGACAGGAATGGAGACAGTTGAAAAGCAGGTTTTGGCCAATGCCCGCTATTTAATGGCAGCGATAAAATCACGCCCTTATTTACAGCTATTGACGGATGAAACAGCAAAATTACAATCAGGTATTGTTGTGTTTAAGCATAAGCAACTGAGTAAAGAAGCCTTATATGCGCATCTGCAGAAAAATCATGTTGTATGCGCAATGCGTGGCGAAGGTATTCGTTTTTCAGCACATTTTTATAATTCGACGCAAGAATTAGATAAAGCGATGCTATTAATTCCTGATTGA
- a CDS encoding IS30 family transposase — protein sequence MNTFNHLTQEERFYIYTQLKQGVSKNQIAITLGRHKSTIGREITRNTGQCGYRYKQAERIAKQRHIDKPKNIKMTAELQQIITPLIKEKWSPDCISGRLKQQGKDSVSHETIYRYILANKAAGGDLYTYLRHQAKPYRKRYGKNDYRGTIPSRVDIDERPQVVDDKTRLGDWEADTVIGKGHKGVLVTLTERVSKLNFAISIERKESELTKEAIINALEPFKRWVHTITFDNGREFCGHEAIAKTLDCGTYFAKPYHSWQRGLNENHNGLLRQYFPKKEPLDKVTQDEVDSAITALNHRPRKGLNYRTPWEVFCQITGVDINKSQGVALIA from the coding sequence ATGAACACGTTTAACCATCTAACCCAAGAGGAAAGATTTTACATTTATACGCAACTAAAACAAGGCGTTTCTAAGAATCAAATAGCCATCACATTGGGGCGTCATAAATCGACTATTGGACGTGAAATTACGCGTAATACAGGTCAGTGTGGTTATCGTTACAAGCAAGCTGAGAGAATAGCTAAACAACGCCATATTGATAAGCCCAAAAACATCAAGATGACGGCTGAGTTACAACAGATAATAACGCCTTTAATCAAAGAGAAATGGAGCCCTGACTGTATTTCAGGACGCTTAAAACAACAAGGTAAGGACTCCGTCAGTCATGAGACTATTTACCGTTATATTTTAGCTAACAAAGCAGCCGGTGGCGATTTGTATACTTATTTGAGGCATCAAGCCAAACCTTATCGTAAGCGATATGGAAAAAATGATTATCGCGGAACGATACCCAGCCGTGTTGATATTGATGAGCGACCACAAGTGGTTGATGATAAAACGCGTTTAGGTGATTGGGAAGCAGATACTGTTATCGGTAAAGGACATAAAGGCGTATTGGTGACGCTGACTGAACGGGTCTCAAAGCTCAACTTCGCCATCTCAATTGAGCGTAAAGAATCTGAATTAACGAAAGAGGCGATTATCAATGCTCTTGAGCCTTTTAAACGTTGGGTTCACACGATTACCTTTGATAATGGACGTGAGTTTTGTGGGCATGAAGCCATTGCAAAAACACTTGACTGCGGCACTTATTTTGCCAAACCGTATCATTCGTGGCAACGAGGTTTAAATGAAAACCACAATGGCTTATTAAGGCAATACTTCCCTAAAAAAGAACCTTTGGATAAGGTAACTCAAGATGAGGTTGATAGTGCCATTACAGCACTTAATCATCGTCCAAGAAAAGGGTTAAATTACAGAACTCCATGGGAAGTATTTTGCCAAATAACGGGGGTTGATATAAATAAATCACAGGGTGTTGCATTAATTGCTTGA
- a CDS encoding NYN domain-containing protein — protein MISPRLSAKIESDEPSMKIAVLIDADNAQAAVIEKLLAEVARFGEATVKRIYGDFTSPSSASWKKVLQEFAIKPVQQFAYTTGKNATDSALIIDAMDLLYTRNFDGFCLVTSDSDFTGLAMRIREEGLTVLGFGEQKTPAAFKNSCHKFIFTEVLRPELEKVISVNKQQTKTISDSASDVTKKIKPSFPKKFILDALEQSSDDEGWAQLGTFGSYLTKLQPDFDSRNFGFKKLSDLVKAKTNLFVIDHRETPGSSFKQLYIKAK, from the coding sequence ATGATTTCACCTAGACTCAGTGCAAAAATAGAATCTGACGAACCTTCCATGAAAATAGCTGTTCTTATTGATGCAGATAATGCCCAGGCAGCTGTCATTGAAAAGTTATTAGCTGAAGTTGCGCGATTTGGAGAAGCTACTGTAAAACGTATTTATGGTGATTTCACATCACCAAGCAGCGCATCATGGAAAAAAGTACTTCAGGAATTTGCCATAAAACCTGTTCAGCAGTTTGCTTACACAACAGGAAAAAATGCTACCGACAGTGCATTGATTATTGATGCAATGGATTTGTTATATACGAGAAATTTTGACGGATTCTGTTTAGTGACAAGTGATAGTGATTTTACTGGTCTAGCCATGCGTATACGCGAAGAAGGCCTTACTGTTCTTGGCTTTGGTGAGCAGAAAACGCCTGCTGCATTTAAAAACTCTTGCCATAAATTTATATTTACGGAGGTATTACGCCCCGAATTAGAGAAAGTGATAAGTGTAAATAAACAGCAAACTAAAACCATCTCTGATAGTGCCAGTGACGTAACTAAAAAAATCAAACCTTCATTTCCTAAAAAGTTTATTTTGGATGCTCTTGAACAATCAAGTGATGATGAAGGTTGGGCTCAATTAGGTACATTCGGTAGCTACTTAACAAAACTACAGCCAGATTTTGATTCAAGAAATTTTGGCTTCAAAAAACTCTCTGATTTAGTTAAGGCAAAAACCAATCTGTTCGTTATAGACCATCGTGAAACACCGGGTTCCAGCTTTAAACAGCTATATATTAAAGCAAAGTAA
- the pyrF gene encoding orotidine-5'-phosphate decarboxylase — MTHHSISTKPIPTNERLIMALDFPSIPEAQALVEELGDSVVFYKVGMEIFMAGDYFAFIEWLKARHKKIFVDLKFFDIPATVGRAIKALSSKGVDMATIHGNDSIMQAAAKEKEDLKVLAVTALTSLDRGDLDDLGFQCDVQQLVLSRAKRALAIGCDGIVSSGLEVPMLRENLDHKLLVITPGVRPVDNRVEDDQKRVVTVEQAFQNGADYIVIGRPIRDAENRKQMADKIQAQIASQFKC, encoded by the coding sequence ATGACTCATCACTCTATTTCTACTAAACCCATCCCGACTAACGAAAGACTCATTATGGCTCTGGATTTCCCTAGCATACCTGAAGCACAGGCATTGGTTGAGGAGCTGGGTGATTCAGTCGTTTTTTATAAAGTGGGTATGGAAATATTTATGGCAGGAGACTATTTCGCATTTATTGAATGGCTAAAAGCCAGACACAAAAAAATATTTGTCGATTTAAAGTTTTTTGATATACCTGCTACTGTTGGCCGCGCTATAAAAGCACTGAGTAGTAAAGGCGTAGATATGGCGACGATTCATGGCAATGATTCGATTATGCAAGCAGCAGCTAAAGAAAAAGAGGATTTAAAAGTTCTGGCGGTCACGGCATTAACCAGTTTAGATCGAGGCGATCTGGACGATCTGGGGTTTCAATGTGATGTACAGCAGCTGGTTCTGTCACGCGCAAAACGGGCTTTAGCTATAGGCTGTGATGGTATTGTATCTTCCGGTTTAGAAGTACCGATGCTACGAGAAAATCTGGATCATAAATTATTAGTGATTACCCCCGGAGTTCGCCCCGTAGACAATCGAGTTGAAGATGACCAAAAACGTGTGGTCACTGTAGAACAGGCTTTCCAGAATGGTGCAGATTATATTGTGATTGGCCGTCCAATTCGTGATGCAGAAAACAGAAAACAAATGGCTGATAAAATTCAGGCACAAATTGCGTCTCAGTTTAAGTGCTAG
- the ltrA gene encoding group II intron reverse transcriptase/maturase, which translates to MNEHDLLIEEPRLFDQLCSTLYLGVAFKQVKKNKGKPGIDGITIADFETRLDEELSQLQEELANWTYQPSPVRRVEIAKPGGKGVRLLGIPTVRDRVVQTILKLLLEPVFDPHFSPHSYGFRPGRSQHEAVQAAQQIVNSGKPYVVDIDLSKFFDRIHHDRLIARMGEKISDKRILRLVGNRLRSGVMINGIVNPSKEGAMQGGSLSPLLSNIVLDELDQELEKRGLEFCRYADDCNIFVKSQKAADRVMEKVSQFIEKKLKLKVNQEKSQVAKSDAVKFLGFTVVKGTIAIAHKALQTAMSKIEALTPRGTHQTLDTSLDEINQWYVGWSNYYSLTYYPSQLNKIEAHIRRRLRSRIVDQQKRKQHLYRKLVKRGVPRKQASKAVFSNNKRWQLSNARAVTRAYPNSWFINLKGQEIRSDRKLEHWFEVSQWIRLA; encoded by the coding sequence ATGAACGAACACGACCTATTAATAGAGGAACCCAGACTTTTCGACCAGTTATGCTCAACCTTATACTTGGGCGTCGCTTTTAAACAGGTAAAGAAAAACAAAGGTAAACCCGGCATAGACGGAATAACCATTGCAGACTTTGAAACTCGTTTAGACGAAGAGCTAAGTCAGTTGCAAGAGGAACTCGCAAACTGGACTTATCAACCCTCGCCAGTCCGTCGAGTAGAAATAGCCAAGCCGGGAGGCAAAGGTGTACGACTACTCGGCATACCGACGGTACGGGATCGAGTGGTACAAACAATATTAAAGCTACTGCTGGAACCGGTCTTTGATCCGCATTTTTCACCGCACAGCTATGGATTTCGCCCAGGGCGAAGCCAGCACGAAGCGGTACAAGCGGCACAACAGATAGTGAACAGTGGCAAGCCCTACGTGGTGGATATAGATCTATCCAAGTTTTTTGATAGAATCCATCACGACAGGCTGATAGCCCGAATGGGCGAGAAAATATCCGACAAACGGATACTTCGCCTAGTCGGAAACAGGTTGCGTAGCGGCGTCATGATCAATGGCATCGTCAACCCCAGCAAGGAAGGCGCAATGCAAGGGGGCTCACTCAGTCCCTTGCTGAGCAATATCGTTCTGGATGAACTGGATCAGGAATTGGAAAAACGTGGACTGGAATTTTGCAGGTACGCGGACGACTGTAATATCTTCGTAAAATCGCAAAAAGCGGCAGATCGAGTGATGGAAAAAGTCAGCCAATTCATCGAAAAGAAGCTGAAACTGAAAGTGAATCAGGAGAAAAGCCAGGTGGCTAAATCCGATGCGGTAAAGTTTTTAGGTTTTACCGTGGTTAAGGGGACAATTGCCATTGCGCATAAAGCCCTGCAAACAGCCATGAGTAAAATCGAAGCACTGACACCGCGAGGTACACATCAGACTCTGGATACATCACTGGACGAGATCAATCAATGGTATGTGGGCTGGTCAAATTACTACAGTTTGACTTACTACCCCTCACAATTGAATAAAATCGAAGCCCATATCAGGCGACGACTACGATCACGAATAGTCGATCAACAAAAGAGAAAACAGCATCTATATCGAAAACTGGTCAAACGGGGCGTACCACGAAAACAAGCATCAAAAGCCGTCTTTTCAAACAACAAACGGTGGCAACTCTCCAATGCGCGAGCAGTGACGAGGGCTTATCCGAACAGTTGGTTTATAAATCTGAAAGGGCAGGAAATACGATCCGACCGAAAGTTAGAGCATTGGTTTGAAGTTTCTCAATGGATACGTCTTGCGTGA